One segment of Desulfosudis oleivorans Hxd3 DNA contains the following:
- the rsxA gene encoding electron transport complex subunit RsxA encodes MTEYILLAISCILINNILLAQFLGNCPFLGTSKKMETAVGMSMAVVFVLVMAGMITWCVDVFLLKWLDLEFLRTLAFILVIASLVQFVEMFLKKSIPALYAGLGIFLPLITTNCAVMGACLINIKEEYNFLQALVASFSYAVGFGLALILFAGVRERINLGKVPKPLQDTSIGLVTAGMIALAFFAFKGMA; translated from the coding sequence ATGACCGAATATATTCTTCTGGCCATCAGTTGTATTCTGATCAACAACATTCTGCTGGCCCAGTTCCTGGGTAACTGTCCGTTTCTGGGCACCTCCAAGAAAATGGAGACCGCGGTGGGCATGTCCATGGCCGTGGTGTTCGTCCTGGTCATGGCCGGCATGATCACCTGGTGCGTGGACGTGTTCCTGCTCAAGTGGCTTGACCTTGAATTTCTGCGCACCCTGGCCTTTATCCTGGTGATCGCCTCCCTGGTCCAGTTTGTGGAGATGTTCCTGAAAAAGAGCATTCCGGCCCTCTACGCGGGCCTGGGCATCTTTCTGCCCCTGATCACCACCAACTGCGCCGTGATGGGCGCCTGCCTGATCAACATCAAGGAGGAGTATAATTTTCTGCAGGCCCTGGTGGCCTCCTTCTCCTACGCGGTGGGTTTCGGCCTGGCCCTGATCCTGTTTGCCGGCGTGCGGGAGCGGATCAACCTGGGCAAGGTGCCCAAGCCGCTGCAGGATACCTCCATCGGTCTGGTGACCGCGGGCATGATCGCGCTGGCGTTTTTCGCGTTCAAAGGCATGGCTTAA
- the rsxE gene encoding electron transport complex subunit RsxE: protein MAKSITQEFTKGLWAEIPPFRLVLGLCPVLAVTTKVENGIGMGLATTFVLVGSNILVSMLRNVIPTKVRIACFITIIATFVTLVELLMQAYTYSLFLQLGIFIPLIVVNCIVLGRAEAFAFKNPLLPSIADGLGMGVGFTLSLAAIAAVREALGAGTLTVLGNSYSLFGDAFLPFAFMVQAPGAFVCLGLMLCIMNMLEK from the coding sequence ATGGCCAAGTCTATTACGCAAGAGTTTACCAAGGGGTTGTGGGCGGAGATTCCGCCGTTTCGGCTGGTGCTGGGCCTCTGCCCGGTCCTTGCCGTGACCACCAAAGTGGAAAACGGCATCGGCATGGGGCTTGCCACCACCTTTGTGCTGGTGGGGTCAAACATTCTGGTTTCCATGCTGCGAAACGTCATTCCCACCAAGGTGCGCATCGCCTGTTTTATCACCATCATCGCCACCTTTGTGACCCTGGTGGAATTGCTGATGCAGGCCTATACCTACAGCCTGTTCCTGCAACTGGGCATTTTTATCCCCCTGATCGTTGTGAACTGCATCGTGCTGGGACGGGCCGAGGCCTTTGCTTTTAAAAACCCCCTGTTGCCATCCATTGCCGACGGGCTCGGTATGGGTGTCGGGTTTACCTTGTCCCTGGCCGCCATTGCCGCGGTCCGGGAGGCCCTTGGCGCCGGCACATTGACGGTCCTCGGCAACAGTTATTCACTGTTCGGCGACGCGTTTCTGCCGTTTGCCTTTATGGTGCAGGCGCCGGGCGCTTTTGTGTGCCTCGGCCTGATGCTCTGTATCATGAACATGCTGGAAAAATAG
- the rnfG gene encoding RnfABCDGE type electron transport complex subunit G — MRELIKMVVVLTVLTAVSGGLLAGVRAATQDKIELQVLNFVQGPVLREMFANASNDMIADRFTLGEGKEAVTLFPIAVDGKVRYVALSVSGKGGFGGDVGLMVGVDIDTGTIASAGVTTHSETPGIGSRAKSEPDLVNRFVGLPVTQTFKVKSAGGQIDAISGATVTSGAVCNAATNAGEIYQQLEDEIKNKIASL, encoded by the coding sequence ATGCGTGAATTAATTAAAATGGTGGTGGTGCTGACCGTTTTGACCGCGGTTTCCGGCGGACTGCTGGCCGGTGTGCGGGCCGCGACACAGGACAAGATCGAGCTTCAGGTACTCAACTTTGTGCAGGGGCCGGTGCTGCGGGAGATGTTTGCAAACGCTTCCAATGACATGATCGCTGACCGGTTCACCCTTGGCGAGGGCAAGGAGGCGGTGACCCTTTTTCCCATCGCCGTGGACGGAAAGGTCCGGTACGTGGCCCTGAGCGTCAGCGGCAAGGGCGGGTTCGGCGGTGATGTGGGCCTGATGGTGGGGGTGGATATTGACACCGGCACCATTGCCAGCGCCGGCGTGACCACTCACAGCGAGACCCCGGGCATCGGCTCCAGGGCCAAGAGCGAGCCGGATCTGGTGAACCGGTTTGTGGGCCTTCCCGTGACCCAGACGTTCAAGGTCAAAAGCGCCGGCGGCCAGATCGACGCCATCAGCGGTGCTACCGTTACCTCCGGGGCCGTGTGCAATGCCGCCACCAATGCCGGTGAGATTTACCAGCAGCTGGAAGACGAGATCAAAAACAAGATAGCAAGTTTATAA
- a CDS encoding RnfABCDGE type electron transport complex subunit D, translated as MQHSSKKLVVSHAPFWHDGSSLSARHYNILLVALIPVIAGILTYGVPALAVVCLSVSTAILWELLINRVSKTPVSVGDGNAALVGLLLAMLLPATTPWWMVITGTFVAIVIAKQIFGGLGANPFNPALISLAILGVSWPAFVDFNYMLADYETGFNMVYPMWSAKYFGSASVAGFTPMDLLMGKQAGGIGATFGLGILIGGIYLMIRGYIRWEIAVSFLAGVFVTALVFSLAKPVEYAGPVFHLLTGYTLIGAFFLATEDSSSPVNFVPMLIYGAAGGLLTVLIRNIGVHVDGVVFAILVINLINPLVDKIRPKAMGKVA; from the coding sequence ATGCAGCATAGTTCTAAAAAACTGGTTGTTTCACATGCGCCGTTCTGGCATGACGGCAGCAGCCTGTCGGCCCGGCACTATAATATTCTGCTGGTGGCCCTGATTCCGGTGATCGCCGGCATCCTGACCTATGGTGTGCCGGCCCTGGCCGTGGTCTGCCTCTCCGTGTCCACCGCCATACTCTGGGAGCTGCTGATTAACAGGGTTTCCAAAACACCGGTTTCCGTGGGAGACGGCAATGCCGCCCTGGTGGGATTGCTTCTGGCCATGCTGCTGCCGGCCACCACGCCCTGGTGGATGGTGATCACCGGCACTTTTGTGGCCATTGTCATCGCCAAGCAGATTTTCGGCGGCCTGGGCGCCAATCCTTTTAATCCTGCCCTCATCAGCCTGGCGATTCTGGGTGTTTCATGGCCCGCTTTCGTGGATTTTAATTACATGCTGGCCGACTACGAAACCGGCTTCAACATGGTCTACCCGATGTGGTCGGCCAAGTATTTCGGTTCGGCCAGCGTGGCCGGGTTTACGCCCATGGACCTGCTGATGGGCAAACAGGCCGGCGGCATCGGCGCCACTTTCGGCCTGGGCATTCTCATCGGCGGCATCTACCTGATGATAAGGGGCTATATCCGGTGGGAGATTGCGGTCTCTTTTCTGGCCGGTGTGTTTGTCACGGCCCTGGTGTTCAGCCTGGCCAAGCCCGTGGAGTATGCGGGCCCGGTCTTTCACCTGCTGACGGGCTACACGCTGATCGGCGCTTTTTTTCTGGCCACAGAGGACTCCTCTTCACCGGTTAATTTTGTACCCATGCTGATCTACGGCGCCGCCGGCGGTCTGCTGACCGTTCTGATCAGAAACATCGGCGTGCATGTGGACGGTGTGGTGTTTGCCATTCTGGTGATCAACCTGATCAATCCACTTGTTGATAAAATCAGACCAAAAGCAATGGGGAAGGTAGCATAA
- a CDS encoding 4Fe-4S dicluster domain-containing protein: MIKRPFFGLAKPTLMYEPLDSTLAAQEIPAPAAITLLVDTPLENQTALQVHTGDAIAQGQAVSPIAGSDAYATAALGGTVSSVDAYTGNFGRRYTAVTVKVDASAAADDAFAQAGKTPSLEAADRFLRCVPGGLPVALFDTPDKIKTIVVCGVDSDLLCVTRQYVLKAGMDAILRGAEALKKMLGGAPRMMLTVFDRMAPGLQAGGLEIKKVGAAYPAANPRIMAKDLLGMTIPADTTCEAAGICFVSAEAVAALGKAYEKGRVPDRKIVTVVLKNGTKKLVSVVLGTPVGQVLSACSQAVSENDRLVLGGPLTGTAVYTESHPVGPDTDMIFVQGADQIFDVSENSCINCGDCVRICPARVPVNVLIRYLQAGEYGEAVDSHDLLSCIDCGLCSCVCPARIPIFQYIQLGKYEFARLTTAEADHAA, encoded by the coding sequence ATGATAAAAAGACCGTTTTTCGGATTGGCAAAGCCTACATTGATGTATGAACCCCTGGATTCGACCCTGGCGGCCCAGGAAATACCGGCACCCGCCGCTATCACCCTGCTGGTGGACACGCCCCTTGAAAATCAGACGGCGTTGCAGGTCCATACAGGAGACGCCATTGCCCAAGGCCAGGCGGTATCACCCATTGCCGGCAGCGACGCTTATGCCACGGCGGCCCTGGGCGGTACGGTGTCCTCGGTGGATGCCTATACCGGGAATTTCGGCCGGCGGTATACCGCTGTAACCGTCAAGGTGGATGCGAGTGCCGCGGCGGATGACGCCTTTGCCCAGGCCGGTAAAACCCCGTCGCTGGAGGCTGCCGACCGGTTTTTGCGGTGCGTGCCCGGCGGGTTGCCTGTCGCGCTGTTTGACACACCCGACAAGATCAAGACGATCGTTGTATGCGGTGTGGATTCGGACCTGCTGTGCGTGACCCGCCAGTATGTGTTGAAAGCCGGCATGGATGCCATTCTGCGGGGTGCCGAGGCCCTGAAAAAGATGCTGGGCGGCGCGCCCCGAATGATGCTGACGGTGTTCGACAGGATGGCGCCCGGCCTGCAGGCCGGCGGGCTGGAAATAAAAAAGGTCGGCGCTGCCTACCCGGCGGCCAACCCGCGTATTATGGCAAAAGACCTGCTGGGGATGACCATTCCGGCCGATACCACCTGCGAGGCGGCGGGCATCTGTTTTGTCAGTGCCGAGGCGGTGGCGGCCCTGGGGAAAGCCTATGAGAAGGGCAGGGTTCCGGATCGTAAGATCGTTACCGTGGTGTTGAAAAACGGGACCAAGAAACTGGTGTCGGTGGTGCTGGGCACGCCGGTGGGCCAGGTGCTTTCCGCCTGTTCCCAGGCGGTCAGTGAAAACGACCGGCTGGTCCTGGGCGGCCCGCTGACCGGAACCGCGGTCTACACCGAAAGTCATCCCGTGGGACCGGATACAGACATGATTTTTGTGCAGGGCGCCGACCAGATTTTCGATGTGTCGGAAAACAGCTGCATCAACTGCGGTGACTGCGTGAGAATCTGTCCGGCCCGGGTGCCGGTGAATGTGCTGATCCGCTATCTACAGGCCGGGGAGTACGGCGAGGCCGTGGACAGCCACGACCTGCTTTCCTGCATTGACTGCGGCCTGTGCAGTTGCGTATGCCCGGCACGAATTCCGATATTCCAGTATATACAACTCGGCAAGTACGAATTTGCCAGACTCACTACAGCGGAGGCGGATCATGCAGCATAG
- a CDS encoding cytochrome c3 family protein — translation MGSQKETKLAYGLAAILLIVGVVCYAAVPAEKPDEPVRKVYKSLGGDVMFDHQMHAQVDDCAACHHHGETGDYMSCAECHRAADVKTVPSECTACHPVIYDDYIFDEHHVVLETEPEAWTCKDCHALAEGEDIPASCSECHDPDYGDAMIMKFQKTSDALHDQCIGCHEDYGAGPVACGECHAQ, via the coding sequence ATGGGATCACAAAAGGAGACAAAACTTGCTTACGGTCTGGCCGCAATTTTACTGATTGTGGGCGTGGTCTGTTACGCGGCGGTGCCCGCGGAAAAGCCTGACGAACCTGTTCGGAAGGTTTACAAAAGCCTGGGGGGGGATGTGATGTTCGACCATCAGATGCATGCCCAGGTGGACGACTGCGCCGCCTGTCATCATCACGGTGAAACGGGCGATTACATGTCGTGCGCCGAATGTCACCGGGCCGCTGACGTCAAGACCGTTCCTTCCGAGTGCACGGCCTGCCACCCCGTGATTTACGACGACTATATTTTTGATGAGCACCATGTGGTGCTGGAGACCGAACCGGAGGCCTGGACCTGCAAGGACTGCCATGCTCTGGCCGAAGGCGAGGATATTCCGGCCTCCTGCAGCGAGTGCCACGACCCGGATTACGGGGATGCAATGATCATGAAGTTTCAGAAGACGTCGGACGCCCTGCATGACCAGTGCATCGGATGTCACGAGGATTATGGGGCGGGACCCGTTGCCTGCGGCGAGTGCCACGCCCAGTAG
- a CDS encoding transglycosylase SLT domain-containing protein, protein MVCLPEENLSERAGSDTMTKAESYIKPVLLGIVCLCAGMSVFGCAGFQPLSSRDNVCRIFKEKDDWFKPAHAASRRWGIPIPVLMAIMHQESRFQPKARPPRTTCLCLLPGPRPSSAYGYAQALDATWDAYQRATGNAGADRDDFADAVDFIGWYCHLSRVKCGIAASDAYSLYLAYHEGQGGFSRGTHQKKPSLLAVARKVQARADLYARQYAGCRKSLEASLKCFLWPF, encoded by the coding sequence ATGGTCTGCCTGCCGGAAGAAAACCTTTCTGAGCGGGCCGGCAGCGACACCATGACAAAAGCCGAGTCCTATATAAAACCCGTGCTTTTGGGAATCGTTTGTCTGTGTGCCGGCATGTCGGTTTTCGGCTGTGCCGGCTTCCAACCGCTCTCCTCCCGGGACAATGTCTGCCGTATTTTTAAAGAGAAGGACGACTGGTTCAAGCCGGCCCACGCCGCCTCCCGGCGATGGGGCATTCCCATACCGGTACTGATGGCCATTATGCACCAGGAGTCCCGCTTTCAGCCCAAGGCCAGGCCGCCCCGCACCACCTGCCTTTGTCTTCTGCCCGGCCCGCGCCCCTCCTCCGCCTACGGGTATGCCCAGGCACTGGACGCCACATGGGACGCCTATCAAAGGGCCACGGGCAACGCCGGGGCCGACCGGGACGATTTTGCCGATGCCGTGGACTTTATCGGCTGGTATTGTCACTTGAGCCGGGTGAAGTGCGGTATCGCCGCCAGTGACGCCTACAGCCTCTATCTTGCCTACCATGAGGGCCAGGGCGGTTTTTCCCGGGGCACCCATCAGAAAAAGCCTTCTCTGCTGGCCGTGGCCCGGAAGGTCCAGGCCAGGGCCGACCTGTATGCCCGCCAGTATGCCGGGTGCCGAAAAAGCCTTGAAGCGTCCCTCAAGTGTTTTCTCTGGCCGTTCTGA
- a CDS encoding PxxKW family cysteine-rich protein — protein sequence MLCVTVKENVECPFMTAAGCSFIGGVCKPVVEACSGCKRIAEFPTGLYCTATPDPAAKWKRGRCNLATHVVDAAATKSKVNPLKASKRGSK from the coding sequence ATGTTGTGCGTAACTGTAAAAGAGAATGTCGAATGTCCCTTTATGACGGCGGCGGGCTGCTCCTTTATCGGAGGGGTGTGCAAGCCTGTTGTGGAAGCCTGTTCGGGCTGTAAACGCATTGCCGAGTTTCCCACAGGTCTGTACTGTACAGCCACCCCTGACCCCGCGGCCAAATGGAAGCGGGGCCGGTGCAACCTGGCCACCCATGTGGTGGATGCCGCAGCGACCAAGTCGAAAGTAAACCCGCTCAAGGCGTCCAAGCGCGGTTCCAAATAG
- the uxx1 gene encoding UXX-star selenoprotein family 1, with amino-acid sequence MDRTVIIYGKHTUPFTRLAREAYAASGRTVDYRDVAQGSPDTLDAMLTLSGGNRKIPVIVDEGRVIIGFQGRG; translated from the coding sequence ATGGACCGCACAGTGATCATTTATGGCAAGCACACATGACCCTTCACCCGGTTGGCCCGTGAGGCCTATGCCGCGTCCGGACGGACAGTGGACTATCGCGATGTGGCGCAGGGATCGCCCGACACCCTTGACGCCATGCTGACCCTTTCCGGTGGCAACCGGAAAATACCGGTGATCGTGGATGAAGGCCGGGTGATCATCGGCTTTCAGGGACGGGGCTGA
- a CDS encoding LOG family protein produces MSRQFLLDEFKLEESWRLFKIMGEFVEGIDELHNIGPAVSIFGSARLHPDSPVYQKAEKVAGLFAENGFAVITGGGGGIMEAANKGASAKGGKSVGLNIDLPFEQKPNDYANIKLQFHYFFIRKVMFVKYAQAYIIMPGGFGTMDELFEAVTLAQTQRIRPLPIILMGSDYWSGLVEWVRATLLADGAISAEDMDFLQIIDEPEAVVKAVKKLVIL; encoded by the coding sequence ATGAGCAGACAGTTTCTCCTTGATGAGTTCAAGCTGGAAGAGTCCTGGCGTCTTTTTAAAATCATGGGCGAATTTGTCGAAGGCATCGACGAGCTTCACAACATCGGCCCGGCGGTGAGCATCTTCGGATCGGCCCGGCTGCACCCCGATTCGCCGGTTTATCAAAAAGCTGAAAAAGTTGCTGGTCTGTTTGCCGAAAACGGTTTTGCCGTGATTACCGGCGGCGGCGGGGGCATCATGGAAGCGGCTAACAAAGGGGCCTCGGCAAAGGGAGGCAAATCGGTGGGATTGAACATCGACCTGCCCTTTGAGCAGAAGCCCAATGATTATGCCAATATCAAACTCCAATTCCACTATTTTTTCATTCGCAAGGTCATGTTCGTCAAGTATGCCCAGGCCTACATCATCATGCCCGGCGGATTCGGCACAATGGATGAGCTGTTCGAGGCGGTCACCCTGGCCCAGACCCAGCGCATTCGGCCCCTGCCCATCATTTTGATGGGGTCGGACTACTGGTCGGGCCTGGTGGAGTGGGTACGGGCCACCCTGCTGGCCGATGGCGCAATTTCTGCGGAAGACATGGATTTTCTTCAGATTATCGACGAACCGGAAGCAGTGGTCAAGGCCGTCAAAAAGCTGGTAATTCTGTAG
- the msbA gene encoding lipid A export permease/ATP-binding protein MsbA yields MAIFRLKPRHRSLLGYIKGNRFRLYLAVACMLLTSATTAALAYLIKPAIDQIFITKDAQMLRLIPLAVVIVSLLRGTGMYGQEFFMGRVAEGIIKNFRDNLYARICQLPLAFFHKERTGVLMSRITNDVNLIKIVVSNAVTSMVRDFCTVFFLLGLIFYQIWELALVAFIVLPVAFYPVVAIGRKVRRVSTRSQETIADMNAFLHETFSGNKIVKAFGMEAYEEARFYEKSRSLFVIEMKSIMVRALSSPLMEFVAGAGIAFVIWLGGSRVISGVYTTGTFLSFLAAVMLMYDPVKKISGLNALLQQGLAAVDRVYDILETRSDIVEAPDPVTIQRAPHTVAFEKVSFVYDTGGPVLTDINLTVAPGEVVALVGASGGGKTTLVNLIPRFYDVASGRILIDGTDIRKASIASLREQIAIVTQEPILFNDTVRNNIAYGNQDASEADILQAAKDAYAYDFVVGFPKGFDTMIGELGARLSGGQKQRLCIARALLKDAPVLILDEATSALDSESEAVVQKALANLMKGRTTFVIAHRLSTVHHADRIVVLSDGRITEQGKHEELLARKGDYARLCQMQLSNGGLQEE; encoded by the coding sequence ATGGCGATTTTTCGATTAAAACCACGACACCGCAGCCTGCTGGGATACATCAAGGGAAACCGTTTCCGGCTTTACCTGGCCGTGGCCTGCATGCTGCTGACATCGGCTACCACCGCGGCCCTTGCCTATCTCATCAAGCCGGCCATTGATCAGATTTTTATCACCAAGGACGCCCAAATGCTTCGGCTGATTCCGCTGGCGGTGGTGATTGTCTCCCTGCTGCGGGGCACGGGCATGTACGGCCAGGAGTTTTTCATGGGCCGGGTGGCCGAGGGCATCATCAAAAATTTTCGGGACAATCTTTATGCCCGGATATGTCAGCTCCCTCTGGCCTTTTTTCACAAGGAGCGCACCGGGGTCCTGATGTCCCGCATCACCAATGATGTGAATCTCATCAAGATCGTTGTCTCCAATGCCGTCACCTCCATGGTACGCGACTTCTGCACGGTTTTTTTCCTGCTGGGGCTGATCTTCTACCAGATATGGGAGCTGGCCCTGGTGGCCTTCATCGTCCTGCCGGTGGCCTTCTACCCGGTGGTGGCCATCGGCCGGAAGGTGCGGCGGGTCTCCACCCGGAGCCAGGAGACCATCGCCGACATGAACGCTTTTCTGCACGAGACCTTTTCCGGCAACAAGATCGTCAAGGCCTTTGGCATGGAGGCCTACGAAGAGGCCCGGTTTTATGAAAAGTCCCGGTCGCTTTTTGTGATTGAGATGAAAAGCATCATGGTGCGGGCACTGTCGTCTCCGCTCATGGAGTTCGTGGCCGGGGCGGGCATCGCCTTTGTCATCTGGCTGGGCGGCTCCCGGGTCATCAGCGGGGTCTATACCACCGGTACCTTTCTGTCGTTTCTGGCGGCGGTGATGCTGATGTACGACCCGGTGAAAAAGATTTCCGGTTTAAATGCCCTGCTTCAGCAGGGGCTGGCCGCCGTGGACCGGGTCTACGATATTTTAGAAACCCGGTCCGATATCGTTGAAGCGCCGGACCCGGTGACGATACAACGGGCCCCCCACACAGTGGCGTTTGAGAAGGTCTCGTTTGTCTACGACACCGGCGGGCCGGTACTTACCGACATCAACCTGACGGTGGCGCCGGGCGAAGTGGTGGCCCTGGTGGGCGCCAGCGGCGGCGGCAAAACCACCCTTGTCAACCTGATTCCCCGGTTTTATGATGTGGCCTCCGGTCGCATTCTTATCGATGGCACGGACATCCGCAAGGCATCCATCGCCTCGCTGCGGGAGCAGATCGCCATTGTCACCCAGGAGCCCATCCTGTTCAACGACACCGTGCGCAACAACATCGCTTACGGTAATCAGGATGCATCGGAGGCGGATATCCTTCAGGCGGCAAAAGACGCCTATGCGTATGACTTTGTCGTGGGGTTTCCCAAGGGGTTTGATACCATGATCGGCGAGCTGGGAGCGCGTCTTTCAGGTGGGCAAAAGCAACGGCTCTGCATTGCCCGGGCCCTGCTCAAGGACGCGCCGGTCCTGATTTTGGATGAGGCCACTTCGGCCCTGGACAGTGAATCCGAGGCAGTGGTGCAGAAGGCTCTGGCCAACCTGATGAAGGGCCGCACCACCTTTGTGATTGCTCACCGGCTCTCCACGGTCCACCATGCGGACCGGATCGTGGTGCTGTCGGACGGCCGGATCACCGAGCAGGGAAAGCACGAGGAGTTGCTGGCCCGAAAAGGGGATTATGCCCGGCTCTGCCAGATGCAACTCAGCAACGGCGGGCTTCAGGAAGAGTAG
- the lpxB gene encoding lipid-A-disaccharide synthase has protein sequence MDKHALPNRVPVGRCVMIIAGEASGDLHGANLIRNMREQIKDPLFFCGIGGAAMRRAGAKILVEAERLSVVGITEVIARMPDILSGMKTAKRMLASRIPDLLVLIDFPDFNLRMAATAKKHGIPVFYYISPQVWAWRKGRVRTIRKRVDHTAVILPFEADFFKAHDVPVTFVGHPLLDAGYGPAPLYERTEGRTVVGLLPGSRGSEVARHLPVMMEAGARISRRHPHVTFMVSCAHSIPVESMASITEKYIGTVPFTIVPGDVTQVLKRSTCVVAVSGTVSLETALYGVPMVVIYKVSFLSYWLAKALIRLEHISLVNLIAGKAVVPELIQKDASAEHIAARIMSMISDPQELETVRKELAEVRKRLGGPGASARAAGIAARLLNEGVT, from the coding sequence TTGGATAAGCATGCTTTGCCGAACAGGGTGCCAGTGGGCCGGTGCGTGATGATCATTGCCGGCGAGGCCTCCGGCGACCTGCACGGCGCCAACCTGATCCGAAACATGCGCGAACAGATTAAGGACCCTCTTTTTTTCTGCGGCATTGGAGGGGCGGCCATGCGCCGGGCCGGCGCCAAGATTCTGGTGGAGGCGGAGCGGCTTTCGGTGGTGGGAATCACCGAGGTGATTGCCCGCATGCCGGATATCCTAAGCGGCATGAAAACGGCCAAAAGGATGCTGGCCTCCCGCATTCCCGATCTGCTGGTGCTTATCGATTTTCCCGATTTTAACCTGAGAATGGCCGCAACGGCCAAAAAGCACGGCATTCCCGTTTTTTACTATATTTCTCCCCAGGTATGGGCCTGGCGAAAAGGCAGGGTGCGCACCATTCGAAAACGGGTGGATCACACGGCGGTGATTCTTCCCTTTGAGGCCGATTTTTTTAAGGCCCACGATGTCCCCGTGACCTTTGTGGGCCATCCCCTGCTGGACGCCGGATACGGTCCGGCGCCGTTATACGAGAGAACAGAAGGGCGGACAGTGGTGGGCCTGCTGCCCGGTTCCAGGGGCAGCGAGGTGGCACGACACCTGCCTGTAATGATGGAAGCCGGGGCCCGGATCAGCCGTCGCCATCCCCATGTCACTTTCATGGTCTCCTGCGCGCACTCGATTCCGGTGGAAAGCATGGCTTCAATCACGGAAAAGTATATCGGCACCGTTCCTTTTACCATTGTTCCCGGTGACGTGACCCAGGTGTTGAAGAGGAGCACCTGCGTTGTGGCGGTGTCCGGCACCGTGTCCCTTGAAACGGCCCTGTACGGCGTTCCCATGGTGGTGATTTACAAGGTGTCGTTTCTCAGTTACTGGCTGGCAAAGGCATTGATCCGGCTGGAGCACATCAGCCTGGTGAACCTGATCGCCGGAAAAGCGGTTGTGCCGGAGCTGATTCAGAAAGATGCGTCGGCGGAGCATATTGCCGCGCGCATCATGTCGATGATTTCTGATCCCCAGGAACTGGAGACCGTTCGAAAGGAGCTTGCCGAAGTTCGGAAGCGCCTGGGCGGTCCCGGGGCATCTGCCCGGGCCGCCGGAATCGCGGCCCGGCTGCTGAATGAAGGGGTAACCTGA